The following proteins come from a genomic window of Leucoraja erinacea ecotype New England chromosome 1, Leri_hhj_1, whole genome shotgun sequence:
- the LOC129701309 gene encoding ATP synthase subunit e, mitochondrial-like, whose translation MVPPVQVSPFIKMARYSALFVGIIYGKTRYDYLKPVAAEERRIEAEEKKKREELERIAKQLAEANEDTILK comes from the exons ATGGTTCCCCCGGTGCAGGTGTCGCCCTTCATCAAG ATGGCTAGATACTCAGCATTGTTCGTTGGCATTATCTATGGCAAGACACGCTATG ATTATTTGAAGCCTGTTGCAGCAGAAGAGAGAAGAATCGAAGCTGAAGAGAAAAAGAAGCGAGAGGAGCTTGAACGAATTGCAAAGCAACTGGCTGAAG CAAATGAAGACACAATATTGAAATGA